In Maylandia zebra isolate NMK-2024a linkage group LG12, Mzebra_GT3a, whole genome shotgun sequence, a single genomic region encodes these proteins:
- the camsap1b gene encoding calmodulin-regulated spectrin-associated protein 1-B isoform X5, giving the protein MDVDLCAGGDSTKRTVELAGVAEGTMDVVPLEMYDSARAKIAANLRWLFAKAYGIDHIPEDLRDPFYTDQYDQEHIKPPVIRLLLSCELYCRVCALILKTEQAVSLQSHMSVIQALSRKGIYVVESDDTPVTEGDLACMPIKMSAHMPMIDALMMAYTVEMISIEKVVASVKRFSTFSASKELPFDLEDAMVFWINKVNMKMREIAEREHKVKHHPLESPSHQKSPSKWYWKLVPVRYRREHASGRQLPFFPLLEDLMRDVCDGAALLTVVHYYCSDLMKLEDICLKEVPSIADSLYNIQLLREFANEYLNKSFYLTTEDMLYSPPVLKHNVMVFIAELFWWFETVKPEFVQPRDLQEFKDPRAIAHPKSARPSVPISNATKRSFLASPGMADNQSSPEVCNRYFLHPEDSDPLKGGPTFSPSHPLLPLRQRQQKQQGDDAGLRNRSNSLTQMDGQQVRGSVVAWPDKRQRPVSTMGPYLLHSATDSDADIASGDSVSLARSISKDSLASNVINVTPKHQTSVHQPSRPPVRRVNGHSLLTNVNTEDEEETLVTVAKSDGPAISKRVEGTQSAAVIGSKPSTDSKLTPDSFYLEPLMPAVLKTAKEKSVCLNKEEESGEVSRSAGRGSLRRENGSTSAVRRKAPSNLNQTFPPPAEEGLSDEPVQSQASLRLSSSVEPSSRDPAEGFYLHSDSEELKPGNGQDGDLGDLDEEEEDLDEAATTKETLWPRKAFNEEEEESAKLQEDMNVKEHEDKDINGGSGRSSPCLSTHSQASSMASGSVRMTSFAERKAQQQRFGSNHDLRSSASSSQRTTPDGSECSGPLASSWRIKRDQSPSSPLGGSSRTGSGGANVLASELVQLRMQLEEKRRAIEHQKKKMEVLSARQRQKLGKAAFLHIVKKGGGRSDTLPNPLKADISKDELNGEKGPSSKDDMCVDTMRGEKEVDETTPSGALEAEKKGNGGSFYLDEDLDLNECSRSIELLNEAIGSIQQQMMQLSLQQEMLMKQNVQSPPGAAPPPAQTSDKNGDSKTGAGFHFVEHLSGTSTAPTRKPPKLSSGRSARSKPSELKMAKEQSRQTTRTLTPTQSGSETLPHPKHSAGGRSPRTEQPDSPRNPTVVETVDKPGSGHVRSATFRLHDEANIRLPTRVDLTSLAPPEVPFDECLSSNTRESELNSSDGSGKENIPSDEAQRNKTHLIEVDLSELKAPEEEEEEEEGGVEDKTTERDDGEQKSVLGFFFKDEQKAEDELAKKRAAFLLKQQKKAEEARLRKQQLEAESELKRDEARRKAEEDRLRKEEEKTRRELIKQEYLRRKQQEMFEEQGLVKPKTPKPKQKHRPKSVLREESSSDNFSKCSSTADKLSNAQSGSNLSLASAATNEADSVNSGGAGSQRCDSVESFPGSRNSRAAERDWDNGSTASSITSMAEYTGPKLFKEPSAKSNKPIIHNAISHCCLAGKVNEPQKNQILEELEKCESNHLMILFRDGGCQFRALYSYFPDTEEIQKLTGTGPKSISKKMIDKLYKYSSDRKQFTVIPAKTVSVSVDALTIHNHLWQAKRSAVPKKSGK; this is encoded by the exons AGTGCTCACATGCCCATGATCGATGCCCTGATGATGGCTTACACAGTGGAGATGATCAGCATAGAGAAAGTGGTGGCCTCTGTCAAGCGCTTCTCTACCTTCAGTGCCTCTAAGGAGCTGCCCTTTGACCTGGAGGATGCTATGGTTTTCTGGATCAACAAG gtAAACATGAAGATGAGGGAGATTGCAGAAAGGGAGCACAAAGTCAAGCACCACCCACTGGAGTCCCCTAGCCATCAAAAG TCTCCCTCCAAATGGTATTGGAAGCTAGTCCCT GTACGGTATCGTCGGGAACATGCTTCCGGTCGACAGCTGCCCTTCTTTCCATTGCTGGAAGATCTGATGAGGGATGTTTGTGATGGAGCTGCACTGCTCACTGTAGTCCATTACTACTGCTCCGATCTCATGAAGCTGGAAG atatttgcctGAAGGAAGTCCCTTCTATCGCTGATAGCCTGTACAACATCCAGCTCCTCAGAGAATTTGCCAATGAGTACCTGAATAAAAGTTTCTATCTGACAACAGAGGACATGCTCTATTCACCGCCTGTGCTCAAG CACAATGTGATGGTGTTCATCGCTGAGCTGTTTTGGTGGTTTGAGACAGTAAAGCCAGAGTTTGTCCAGCCCAGAGACCTCCAGGAGTTTAAAGATC CTCGAGCCATAGCTCATCCCAAGAGTGCCCGTCCATCAGTGCCCATCTCCAACGCCACCAAGCGAAGCTTCCTAGCTAGTCCTGGTATGGCCGACAACCAGAGCAGCCCTGAAGTCTGTAACAGGTACTTCCTGCACCCTGAAGACTCTGACCCCCT TAAAGGGGGCCCAACTTTCAGTCCTTCACACCCACTTCTGCCCCTGCGACAGAGACAACAAAAGCAACAAGGAGACGATGCAG GTTTGAGAAACCGCTCGAACTCCTTGACTCAGATGGACGGACAACAAGTCAGAGGCTCTGTAGTAGCATGGCCCGACAAGAGGCAGAG ACCAGTGTCCACAATGGGCCCTTATCTGTTGCACTCAGCCACTGACAGTGATGCAGACATAGCTTCTGGTGACAGCGTTAGTCTGGCTCGCTCAATTAGTAAGGACAGCCTGGCATCCAATGTCATCAATGTCACTCCCAaacaccagacttctgtacacCAGCCATCACGTCCTCCAGTACGTAGAGTCAACGGCCACAGCCTTCTGACTAATGTCAATACGGAGGATGAGGAAGAAACTCTGGTGACCGTAGCCAAGAGCGATGGTCCTGCCATCTCCAAACGGGTTGAGGGGACACAATCAGCTGCTGTAATTGGATCCAAACCTTCCACTGACTCCAAATTGACACCAGATAGCTTTTACCTTGAACCACTAATGCCTGCCGTGCTCAAAACGGCTAAAGAGAAGTCTGTATGCCTAaacaaggaggaggagagtggtGAAGTGTCCCGGTCTGCAGGAAGGGGCTCTTTACGCAGAGAAAATGGATCTACATCTGCTGTTCGCAGGAAAGCTCCCTCCAATCTGAACCAAACAtttcctcctccagctgagGAAGGCTTGTCAGATGAGCCTGTTCAAAGTCAGGCAAGTCTCAGGCTAAGCAGCAGTGTGGAACCTTCCTCCAGGGACCCAGCTGAGGGTTTCTACTTGCATTCAGATTCTGAAGAACTAAAGCCTGGCAATGGTCAGGACGGTGACCTAGGGGAcctggatgaggaggaagaggatttGGATGAAGCCGCAACCACTAAAGAAACACTCTGGCCCAGGAAAGCCTTCaacgaggaggaagaagaatcaGCCAAACTCCAAGAAGACATGAATGTGAAAGAGCATGAAGACAAAGATATTAATGGTGGCAGCGGTCGTTCCAGCCCCTGTCTCAGCACACACTCCCAGGCCAGCAGCATGGCCAGTGGCAGCGTGCGCATGACCTCTTTTGCTGAGCGTAAAGCTCAGCAGCAGCGCTTTGGCAGCAACCATGACCTGCGCTCCAGTGCCTCCAGTTCCCAGAGGACCACTCCAGATGGATCAGAGTGTAGTGGCCCCCTGGCTTCCTCATGGAGGATTAAGAGGGACCAGAGCCCCTCTTCCCCCTTGGGAGGATCCTCTCGTACAGGCAGTGGCGGTGCAAATGTATTGGCTTCTGAACTGGTCCAGCTCAGAATGCAGCTGGAAGAGAAGCGGCGTGCCATTGAGcatcagaagaagaagatggaagTACTGTCAGCGAgacagagacagaagctggGAAAAGCAGCCTTTCTGCATATAGTAAAGAAAGGTGGAGGAAGGAGTGACACATTACCCAACCCACTCAAAGCTGACATCTCTAAAGATGAGCTCAATGGGGAGAAAGGACCATCAAGTAAAGATGATATGTGTGTTGATACCATGAGAGGGGAGAAGGAAGTGGATGAGACCACCCCGTCTGGTGCCTTAGAAGCAGAAAAGAAAGGGAACGGTGGAAGCTTCTATCTGGATGAAGATTTGGACCTGAATGAGTGCAGTCGCTCTATCGAGCTGCTAAATGAAGCTATTGGCAGCATCCAGCAACAAATGATGCAGCTTTCACTGCAGCAGGAGATGTTGATGAAACAGAATGTACAGTCCCCACCTGGTGCAGCTCCACCTCCTGCTCAAACCAGCGACAAAAACGGAGATTCCAAGACTGGAGCAGGCtttcactttgtggagcatctTTCTGGCACTAGCACCGCTCCAACCAGGAAACCCCCCAAACTAAGCTCTGGCCGAAGCGCCAGATCCAAACCATCAGAGCTAAAGATGGCCAAGGAGCAGAGCCGCCAGACCACCAGGACCCTCACACCCACCCAGAGTGGATCAGAGACATTGCCACACCCAAAGCATTCAGCTGGGGGCAGGTCCCCCAGGACTGAGCAGCCCGACAGTCCCAGAAACCCCACAGTAGTGGAGACAGTTGACAAGCCAGGATCTGGCCACGTTCGGAGTGCCACCTTCCGACTTCATGATGAAGCAAACATTCGCTTGCCGACCAGAGTGGACCTGACATCACTGGCTCCTCCAGAAGTGCCCTTTGATGAGTGCCTGTCCAGCAACACCAGAGAGTCTGAGCTCAACTCTTCAGACGGTTCAGGGAAAGAGAATATACCATCAGATGAGGCGCAACGCAACAAAACCCACCTCATTGAGGTTGATCTGTCAGAGCTGAAGGcacctgaagaagaagaagaagaagaagaggggggtGTTGAGGACAAAACAACAGAGAGAGATGATGGAGAGCAGAAGTCAGTCCTGGGCTTCTTCTtcaag GATGAGCAGAAAGCGGAGGATGAGCTCGCTAAGAAGAGAGCAGCGTTTTTGCTGAAGCAGCAGAAGAAAGCAGAGGAGGCTCGACTACGTAAACAACAACTAGAGGCCGAATCTGAGCTCAAACGTGACGAAGCCAG GCGGAAAGCCGAGGAGGATCGTTTGCgtaaagaggaggagaagacaCGGCGAGAGCTGATAAAGCAAGAGTATCTGCGGAGGAAGCAACAAGAGATGTTTGAGGAACAAGGCCTTGTGAAGCCCAAAACTCCCAAACCGAAGCAGAAGCACAGACCCAAGTCTGTCCTCAGAGAGGAATCCTCCAGCGATAATTTCTCCAAGTGTTCTTCTACAG CTGACAAACTGAGTAACGCCCAGTCAGGCTCCAATCTGTCTCTCGCATCTGCCGCTACCAACGAGGCCGACAGCGTAAACTCTGGAGGTGCAGGCTCCCAGCG CTGTGACTCTGTGGAGTCATTTCCAGGCAGTCGGAACAGTCGAGCTGCAGAGAGAGACTGGGACAACGGCTCCACCGCCTCTTCCATCACTTCCATGGCTGAATATACTG GCCCCAAACTCTTCAAGGAGCCCAGTGCCAAGTCAAACAAGCCAATCATCCATAATGCAATCTCTCACTGCTGCCTGGCTGGCAAAGTCAACGAGCCCCAGAAGAACCAGATCTTAGAG GAGCTGGAGAAGTGTGAGTCCAACCACCTCATGATCCTGTTTCGTGACGGTGGTTGCCAGTTTCGGGCACTCTACTCGTACTTCCCCGACACCGAAGAAATACAAAAGCTGACGGGCACCGGACCCAAGAGCATCAGCAAGAAGATGATTGATAAGCTGTATAAGTACAGCTCTGATCGAAAGCAGTTTACCGTCATCCCTGCCAAGACTGTGTCAGTCAGCGTGGACGCCCTGACCATCCACAACCACCTGTGGCAGGCCAAGAGAAGCGCTGTGCCAAAGAAAAGTGGAAAATAG
- the camsap1b gene encoding calmodulin-regulated spectrin-associated protein 1-B isoform X7: protein MDVDLCAGGDSTKRTVELAGVAEGTMDVVPLEMYDSARAKIAANLRWLFAKAYGIDHIPEDLRDPFYTDQYDQEHIKPPVIRLLLSCELYCRVCALILKTEQAVSLQSHMSVIQALSRKGIYVVESDDTPVTEGDLACMPIKMSAHMPMIDALMMAYTVEMISIEKVVASVKRFSTFSASKELPFDLEDAMVFWINKVNMKMREIAEREHKVKHHPLESPSHQKSPSKWYWKLVPVRYRREHASGRQLPFFPLLEDLMRDVCDGAALLTVVHYYCSDLMKLEDICLKEVPSIADSLYNIQLLREFANEYLNKSFYLTTEDMLYSPPVLKHNVMVFIAELFWWFETVKPEFVQPRDLQEFKDPRAIAHPKSARPSVPISNATKRSFLASPGMADNQSSPEVCNSKGGPTFSPSHPLLPLRQRQQKQQGDDAGLRNRSNSLTQMDGQQVRGSVVAWPDKRQRPVSTMGPYLLHSATDSDADIASGDSVSLARSISKDSLASNVINVTPKHQTSVHQPSRPPVRRVNGHSLLTNVNTEDEEETLVTVAKSDGPAISKRVEGTQSAAVIGSKPSTDSKLTPDSFYLEPLMPAVLKTAKEKSVCLNKEEESGEVSRSAGRGSLRRENGSTSAVRRKAPSNLNQTFPPPAEEGLSDEPVQSQASLRLSSSVEPSSRDPAEGFYLHSDSEELKPGNGQDGDLGDLDEEEEDLDEAATTKETLWPRKAFNEEEEESAKLQEDMNVKEHEDKDINGGSGRSSPCLSTHSQASSMASGSVRMTSFAERKAQQQRFGSNHDLRSSASSSQRTTPDGSECSGPLASSWRIKRDQSPSSPLGGSSRTGSGGANVLASELVQLRMQLEEKRRAIEHQKKKMEVLSARQRQKLGKAAFLHIVKKGGGRSDTLPNPLKADISKDELNGEKGPSSKDDMCVDTMRGEKEVDETTPSGALEAEKKGNGGSFYLDEDLDLNECSRSIELLNEAIGSIQQQMMQLSLQQEMLMKQNVQSPPGAAPPPAQTSDKNGDSKTGAGFHFVEHLSGTSTAPTRKPPKLSSGRSARSKPSELKMAKEQSRQTTRTLTPTQSGSETLPHPKHSAGGRSPRTEQPDSPRNPTVVETVDKPGSGHVRSATFRLHDEANIRLPTRVDLTSLAPPEVPFDECLSSNTRESELNSSDGSGKENIPSDEAQRNKTHLIEVDLSELKAPEEEEEEEEGGVEDKTTERDDGEQKSVLGFFFKDEQKAEDELAKKRAAFLLKQQKKAEEARLRKQQLEAESELKRDEARRKAEEDRLRKEEEKTRRELIKQEYLRRKQQEMFEEQGLVKPKTPKPKQKHRPKSVLREESSSDNFSKCSSTADKLSNAQSGSNLSLASAATNEADSVNSGGAGSQRCDSVESFPGSRNSRAAERDWDNGSTASSITSMAEYTGPKLFKEPSAKSNKPIIHNAISHCCLAGKVNEPQKNQILEELEKCESNHLMILFRDGGCQFRALYSYFPDTEEIQKLTGTGPKSISKKMIDKLYKYSSDRKQFTVIPAKTVSVSVDALTIHNHLWQAKRSAVPKKSGK from the exons AGTGCTCACATGCCCATGATCGATGCCCTGATGATGGCTTACACAGTGGAGATGATCAGCATAGAGAAAGTGGTGGCCTCTGTCAAGCGCTTCTCTACCTTCAGTGCCTCTAAGGAGCTGCCCTTTGACCTGGAGGATGCTATGGTTTTCTGGATCAACAAG gtAAACATGAAGATGAGGGAGATTGCAGAAAGGGAGCACAAAGTCAAGCACCACCCACTGGAGTCCCCTAGCCATCAAAAG TCTCCCTCCAAATGGTATTGGAAGCTAGTCCCT GTACGGTATCGTCGGGAACATGCTTCCGGTCGACAGCTGCCCTTCTTTCCATTGCTGGAAGATCTGATGAGGGATGTTTGTGATGGAGCTGCACTGCTCACTGTAGTCCATTACTACTGCTCCGATCTCATGAAGCTGGAAG atatttgcctGAAGGAAGTCCCTTCTATCGCTGATAGCCTGTACAACATCCAGCTCCTCAGAGAATTTGCCAATGAGTACCTGAATAAAAGTTTCTATCTGACAACAGAGGACATGCTCTATTCACCGCCTGTGCTCAAG CACAATGTGATGGTGTTCATCGCTGAGCTGTTTTGGTGGTTTGAGACAGTAAAGCCAGAGTTTGTCCAGCCCAGAGACCTCCAGGAGTTTAAAGATC CTCGAGCCATAGCTCATCCCAAGAGTGCCCGTCCATCAGTGCCCATCTCCAACGCCACCAAGCGAAGCTTCCTAGCTAGTCCTGGTATGGCCGACAACCAGAGCAGCCCTGAAGTCTGTAACAG TAAAGGGGGCCCAACTTTCAGTCCTTCACACCCACTTCTGCCCCTGCGACAGAGACAACAAAAGCAACAAGGAGACGATGCAG GTTTGAGAAACCGCTCGAACTCCTTGACTCAGATGGACGGACAACAAGTCAGAGGCTCTGTAGTAGCATGGCCCGACAAGAGGCAGAG ACCAGTGTCCACAATGGGCCCTTATCTGTTGCACTCAGCCACTGACAGTGATGCAGACATAGCTTCTGGTGACAGCGTTAGTCTGGCTCGCTCAATTAGTAAGGACAGCCTGGCATCCAATGTCATCAATGTCACTCCCAaacaccagacttctgtacacCAGCCATCACGTCCTCCAGTACGTAGAGTCAACGGCCACAGCCTTCTGACTAATGTCAATACGGAGGATGAGGAAGAAACTCTGGTGACCGTAGCCAAGAGCGATGGTCCTGCCATCTCCAAACGGGTTGAGGGGACACAATCAGCTGCTGTAATTGGATCCAAACCTTCCACTGACTCCAAATTGACACCAGATAGCTTTTACCTTGAACCACTAATGCCTGCCGTGCTCAAAACGGCTAAAGAGAAGTCTGTATGCCTAaacaaggaggaggagagtggtGAAGTGTCCCGGTCTGCAGGAAGGGGCTCTTTACGCAGAGAAAATGGATCTACATCTGCTGTTCGCAGGAAAGCTCCCTCCAATCTGAACCAAACAtttcctcctccagctgagGAAGGCTTGTCAGATGAGCCTGTTCAAAGTCAGGCAAGTCTCAGGCTAAGCAGCAGTGTGGAACCTTCCTCCAGGGACCCAGCTGAGGGTTTCTACTTGCATTCAGATTCTGAAGAACTAAAGCCTGGCAATGGTCAGGACGGTGACCTAGGGGAcctggatgaggaggaagaggatttGGATGAAGCCGCAACCACTAAAGAAACACTCTGGCCCAGGAAAGCCTTCaacgaggaggaagaagaatcaGCCAAACTCCAAGAAGACATGAATGTGAAAGAGCATGAAGACAAAGATATTAATGGTGGCAGCGGTCGTTCCAGCCCCTGTCTCAGCACACACTCCCAGGCCAGCAGCATGGCCAGTGGCAGCGTGCGCATGACCTCTTTTGCTGAGCGTAAAGCTCAGCAGCAGCGCTTTGGCAGCAACCATGACCTGCGCTCCAGTGCCTCCAGTTCCCAGAGGACCACTCCAGATGGATCAGAGTGTAGTGGCCCCCTGGCTTCCTCATGGAGGATTAAGAGGGACCAGAGCCCCTCTTCCCCCTTGGGAGGATCCTCTCGTACAGGCAGTGGCGGTGCAAATGTATTGGCTTCTGAACTGGTCCAGCTCAGAATGCAGCTGGAAGAGAAGCGGCGTGCCATTGAGcatcagaagaagaagatggaagTACTGTCAGCGAgacagagacagaagctggGAAAAGCAGCCTTTCTGCATATAGTAAAGAAAGGTGGAGGAAGGAGTGACACATTACCCAACCCACTCAAAGCTGACATCTCTAAAGATGAGCTCAATGGGGAGAAAGGACCATCAAGTAAAGATGATATGTGTGTTGATACCATGAGAGGGGAGAAGGAAGTGGATGAGACCACCCCGTCTGGTGCCTTAGAAGCAGAAAAGAAAGGGAACGGTGGAAGCTTCTATCTGGATGAAGATTTGGACCTGAATGAGTGCAGTCGCTCTATCGAGCTGCTAAATGAAGCTATTGGCAGCATCCAGCAACAAATGATGCAGCTTTCACTGCAGCAGGAGATGTTGATGAAACAGAATGTACAGTCCCCACCTGGTGCAGCTCCACCTCCTGCTCAAACCAGCGACAAAAACGGAGATTCCAAGACTGGAGCAGGCtttcactttgtggagcatctTTCTGGCACTAGCACCGCTCCAACCAGGAAACCCCCCAAACTAAGCTCTGGCCGAAGCGCCAGATCCAAACCATCAGAGCTAAAGATGGCCAAGGAGCAGAGCCGCCAGACCACCAGGACCCTCACACCCACCCAGAGTGGATCAGAGACATTGCCACACCCAAAGCATTCAGCTGGGGGCAGGTCCCCCAGGACTGAGCAGCCCGACAGTCCCAGAAACCCCACAGTAGTGGAGACAGTTGACAAGCCAGGATCTGGCCACGTTCGGAGTGCCACCTTCCGACTTCATGATGAAGCAAACATTCGCTTGCCGACCAGAGTGGACCTGACATCACTGGCTCCTCCAGAAGTGCCCTTTGATGAGTGCCTGTCCAGCAACACCAGAGAGTCTGAGCTCAACTCTTCAGACGGTTCAGGGAAAGAGAATATACCATCAGATGAGGCGCAACGCAACAAAACCCACCTCATTGAGGTTGATCTGTCAGAGCTGAAGGcacctgaagaagaagaagaagaagaagaggggggtGTTGAGGACAAAACAACAGAGAGAGATGATGGAGAGCAGAAGTCAGTCCTGGGCTTCTTCTtcaag GATGAGCAGAAAGCGGAGGATGAGCTCGCTAAGAAGAGAGCAGCGTTTTTGCTGAAGCAGCAGAAGAAAGCAGAGGAGGCTCGACTACGTAAACAACAACTAGAGGCCGAATCTGAGCTCAAACGTGACGAAGCCAG GCGGAAAGCCGAGGAGGATCGTTTGCgtaaagaggaggagaagacaCGGCGAGAGCTGATAAAGCAAGAGTATCTGCGGAGGAAGCAACAAGAGATGTTTGAGGAACAAGGCCTTGTGAAGCCCAAAACTCCCAAACCGAAGCAGAAGCACAGACCCAAGTCTGTCCTCAGAGAGGAATCCTCCAGCGATAATTTCTCCAAGTGTTCTTCTACAG CTGACAAACTGAGTAACGCCCAGTCAGGCTCCAATCTGTCTCTCGCATCTGCCGCTACCAACGAGGCCGACAGCGTAAACTCTGGAGGTGCAGGCTCCCAGCG CTGTGACTCTGTGGAGTCATTTCCAGGCAGTCGGAACAGTCGAGCTGCAGAGAGAGACTGGGACAACGGCTCCACCGCCTCTTCCATCACTTCCATGGCTGAATATACTG GCCCCAAACTCTTCAAGGAGCCCAGTGCCAAGTCAAACAAGCCAATCATCCATAATGCAATCTCTCACTGCTGCCTGGCTGGCAAAGTCAACGAGCCCCAGAAGAACCAGATCTTAGAG GAGCTGGAGAAGTGTGAGTCCAACCACCTCATGATCCTGTTTCGTGACGGTGGTTGCCAGTTTCGGGCACTCTACTCGTACTTCCCCGACACCGAAGAAATACAAAAGCTGACGGGCACCGGACCCAAGAGCATCAGCAAGAAGATGATTGATAAGCTGTATAAGTACAGCTCTGATCGAAAGCAGTTTACCGTCATCCCTGCCAAGACTGTGTCAGTCAGCGTGGACGCCCTGACCATCCACAACCACCTGTGGCAGGCCAAGAGAAGCGCTGTGCCAAAGAAAAGTGGAAAATAG